Proteins encoded in a region of the Ziziphus jujuba cultivar Dongzao chromosome 3, ASM3175591v1 genome:
- the LOC107411873 gene encoding uncharacterized protein LOC107411873, with protein sequence MSNHPRRILTPGASTSRKRKEREAHYSLKPSIQSASSAAAAKEPAASNRLLAGYMAYEFLTKGTLLGQKFDPGRAEAVPVGSHGGGEWRKTTTTKMEVKTEASLSMKKEHESYGEVASILKADGVHIPGIVNPTQLARWIQM encoded by the coding sequence ATGAGTAATCATCCGCGTCGGATTTTGACACCTGGAGCCTCAACCTCAAGAAAGCGAAAAGAAAGAGAGGCCCACTATTCCTTAAAACCGTCGATTCAATCGGCTTCATCGGCCGCCGCCGCCAAGGAGCCGGCGGCGTCGAATCGGCTTCTAGCCGGCTACATGGCCTACGAATTCCTAACAAAAGGGACGCTGCTGGGTCAGAAGTTCGATCCGGGTCGGGCCGAAGCGGTGCCGGTGGGTAGCCACGGCGGCGGAGAATGGAGGAAGACGACGACGACAAAAATGGAAGTGAAGACGGAGGCAAGCTTGAGCATGAAGAAGGAGCACGAGAGTTACGGTGAGGTGGCGAGCATACTGAAGGCGGACGGGGTCCATATACCGGGGATTGTCAACCCTACGCAACTGGCTCGGTGGATTCAGATGTAG